AGGGCGACGCCGGCGGTGGTCATTCGGGACAGGTTTCTTCGGCGCATGAGGCTCGTTCCTGTGCGTGATCCGGTGCGGAAGGGAAACGGAAGGAAAGCGGAAGGAAGTACGGGAGCCGTGCTGTGCACAGGAAGGTATTGGTCTGGACCAAAAATGGTCAAGAGTCCGGGAGTTGCCGGACTTCGATGGCGGTGCCGTGGCGGTGACGGCGCGGTGCCTGTGCGGCGCTGGCGCGGCGGTGCCGATGCGGCCGTGTCGGCCGGTGTGACGTTGGGCAGAGTCGAGTCGGAGGATGTCCGGGACTGATCTGGCGCACGCGTTCGAGGTATGCGTGCACCGTCACAAGATCATCACATTGAGTGAAACTCTGGCCCATGCTTGCGGTGCACAACCCACGGTTGTCAGGCTGTCGCAGACTGTCAACCTGTTGGGAGTGGCCTGTGACTTTCGGTGAGCAGCCCGCCTATCTGCGCGTGGCGAGCGATCTCAGGGAGAAGATCGTCAACGGCGCGCTGCCGCCCCATACCCGCCTGCCGTCGCAGGCCCGCATCCGGGAGGAGTACGGGGTCTCGGACACCGTCGCCCTGGAGGCGCGCAAGGTCCTGATGGCGGAGGGGCTGGTCGAGGGGCGCTCCGGCTCCGGCACCTATGTGCGCGAGCGTCCCGTGCCGCGCAGGATCGCCCGCTCCGGCAACCGGCCGGACGGGGGGGCCAGTCCGTTCCGGCAGGAGCAGACGGCGGAGGGGGCGCGCGGGACCTGGGAGTCCCGCAGCGAGCAGGAGGGGGCGAACCCCGAGATCGCCGAGCGGCTGGGCATCGAGCCGGGTGACCGCGTGATGCGTACGCACTACGTCTTCCGGGAGGCGGGTGAGCCGACCATGCTCTCCACCTCCTGGGAGCCGCTGGCCGTCACCGGCCGGACGCCGGTGATGCTGCCGGAGGAGGGTCCGTTGGGCGGCTGCGGAGTGGTCGACCGGATGGCCGCGATCGACGTCGTCGTGGACAACGTCGCCGAGGAGGTCGGCGCGCGCCCGGGGCTGGCGGAGGAGCTCCTGGCGCTCGGCGGCGTGCCCGGCCATGTGGTCATCGTCATCGGGCGTACGTACTACGCCTCGGGCCGGGCCGTGGAGACGGCCGACGTGGTGGTGCCGGCGGACCGGTACCGGGTCGCGTACCACCTCCCGGTGAGATGAGGTGAGATGACGCCCCGTCGGTCCGGCTGACGGGGCCGCCCGGCGTCGATGGGGGCCTGTCGGCCGGGGCTGTTGGGTCATGAGGGGGCGCATTCTGCGGATGCGCCCCTTTCGTGATGGCCGGATGTGTATCTCTTTGTGCAAACCCGCCTGCACTGAGTGAAGGTCAGGCGTACGCTCGGGCATATGCGTACTGCGGTTTCCTGGGGATGCTTAGAGACGTGCACGCCGGTGGGAAGAGGGGCGATATGCGGGGGAGCGACACGATGAGCGACAGCGGCGCGGTGCTCCCCTGGCAGGTGATACGGCAGGACGACGGCGGCAATCGCTACCGCGTGGGCAGGTACGCCACGCAGGCCGAGGCGCAGAAGGTCGCCGACGGCCTCGACGACCGCCATCGCCACCAGGTCTACCGGGTGGAGCGCGTGGGGCAGGGCACCAGGCCCTGAC
The nucleotide sequence above comes from Streptomyces sp. NBC_01116. Encoded proteins:
- a CDS encoding GntR family transcriptional regulator; protein product: MTFGEQPAYLRVASDLREKIVNGALPPHTRLPSQARIREEYGVSDTVALEARKVLMAEGLVEGRSGSGTYVRERPVPRRIARSGNRPDGGASPFRQEQTAEGARGTWESRSEQEGANPEIAERLGIEPGDRVMRTHYVFREAGEPTMLSTSWEPLAVTGRTPVMLPEEGPLGGCGVVDRMAAIDVVVDNVAEEVGARPGLAEELLALGGVPGHVVIVIGRTYYASGRAVETADVVVPADRYRVAYHLPVR